The following proteins are co-located in the Chryseobacterium daecheongense genome:
- a CDS encoding pseudouridine synthase translates to MLEILYRDEHLIAINKPSGLLVHKSFYSGEADTYAIQELRKQIGQKVYPVHRLDRKTSGVLLFTLDKETLRTMSDRFASREVEKKYIAILRGWAKEEETIDYDLVNEDEVKQKAVTYYHRLQTSEIELPFLKHQTSRYCLVEAIPETGRFHQLRKHFKHILHPILGCRKHGCNKQNKLWLQTFGINKMTLHAHQLVFNHPVSNERITVNATIDDEFKRVGGILNFDLSSYS, encoded by the coding sequence ATGTTAGAAATTCTTTATCGCGACGAACATCTTATTGCCATCAACAAACCGAGCGGTTTACTGGTGCATAAGTCCTTTTACTCCGGGGAAGCGGATACTTATGCAATTCAGGAACTGAGAAAGCAGATTGGTCAAAAAGTTTATCCGGTGCATCGTCTCGATAGAAAAACTTCAGGAGTTTTGCTGTTTACACTAGATAAAGAAACTTTGAGAACAATGAGTGACCGGTTTGCATCACGGGAGGTGGAAAAGAAATACATCGCAATTCTTCGTGGTTGGGCAAAAGAAGAAGAAACCATTGATTATGATTTAGTTAATGAAGACGAGGTAAAGCAAAAAGCAGTTACGTATTATCATCGTTTACAGACTTCAGAAATAGAATTGCCTTTTTTAAAACATCAGACGTCAAGATATTGTTTAGTTGAAGCCATTCCAGAAACGGGGCGGTTTCATCAGCTGAGAAAGCATTTTAAGCATATTCTGCATCCTATTTTAGGCTGTCGTAAGCATGGATGCAATAAACAAAACAAGTTGTGGCTTCAGACATTTGGCATCAACAAAATGACGCTTCATGCCCATCAATTGGTTTTTAATCACCCAGTTTCTAATGAAAGGATTACGGTAAATGCAACGATAGACGATGAGTTTAAAAGAGTAGGAGGCATTCTTAATTTCGACTTGAGCTCGTATTCTTAA
- the fabF gene encoding beta-ketoacyl-ACP synthase II, producing the protein MKRVVITGLGAVTPLGNNVADFWQNSINGVSGTALIKHFNAEKFKVHFACEVKDFDPKKYLNHNEIKRSDLFTQYAMYASAEAIEDSGLDFETMDPFDTGVIWGTGQGGMLTFENEVAEYYGGEGIPRFNPFFVPKFIANMASGMISMKYGLQGINYTTVSACATGNTALMDAFNYIRLGKAKVIISGGSEAGITPASVGGFSGMKAMSTRNDDFATASRPYDVDRDGFVIGEGAGSLVLEEYEHAKSRGAKIYAELVGAAMTADAYHMTAPHPEGAGAIKAMQLSLNEAGINAEDIDYINPHATSTPLGDLIELKAINSLFKGSKKLDISGTKSMTGHLLGAAGAAEAILSIKAIENGIIPPTINLHEIDPAIPKDVNIVFNEAKEKDITYALSNAFGFGGHNATLIFKKFS; encoded by the coding sequence ATGAAAAGAGTTGTCATTACAGGACTGGGTGCAGTTACACCCTTGGGAAACAATGTCGCAGATTTCTGGCAAAACAGTATTAATGGAGTAAGCGGAACGGCTTTAATCAAGCATTTTAATGCTGAAAAATTTAAAGTTCATTTTGCTTGTGAGGTAAAAGATTTCGACCCTAAAAAATATTTGAACCATAATGAAATAAAAAGAAGTGACCTCTTCACTCAGTATGCAATGTATGCCTCTGCTGAAGCAATTGAAGATTCAGGATTGGATTTTGAGACGATGGATCCTTTTGATACAGGTGTTATCTGGGGAACAGGACAGGGAGGTATGCTAACCTTCGAAAATGAAGTCGCAGAATATTATGGTGGTGAGGGCATACCGCGTTTCAATCCGTTCTTCGTTCCAAAATTCATTGCCAACATGGCTTCAGGAATGATTTCTATGAAATACGGACTGCAGGGAATCAACTATACGACAGTTTCCGCGTGTGCCACCGGAAATACAGCTTTAATGGATGCTTTTAATTATATCCGTTTGGGTAAAGCAAAAGTAATCATCAGCGGAGGTTCAGAGGCTGGTATTACTCCAGCTTCCGTGGGCGGATTCTCCGGCATGAAAGCAATGTCTACGCGAAACGACGATTTTGCTACAGCAAGCCGTCCTTATGATGTAGACAGAGATGGTTTTGTAATCGGTGAAGGAGCAGGATCATTGGTCCTTGAAGAATATGAACATGCCAAAAGCAGAGGAGCAAAAATCTATGCCGAACTGGTAGGTGCTGCCATGACAGCAGATGCTTATCACATGACCGCTCCGCATCCTGAAGGAGCAGGTGCTATAAAAGCTATGCAGCTGTCTCTTAACGAAGCCGGAATTAATGCAGAAGATATCGATTATATCAATCCCCACGCAACCTCAACGCCTTTAGGAGATCTTATTGAATTAAAAGCGATCAACAGCCTTTTCAAAGGAAGTAAAAAACTTGATATAAGTGGTACAAAATCAATGACAGGGCACTTATTAGGGGCAGCGGGTGCTGCGGAAGCCATACTTTCAATTAAAGCAATTGAGAACGGAATCATTCCTCCAACCATTAATCTTCACGAGATAGATCCTGCCATCCCTAAAGATGTCAATATCGTGTTTAATGAGGCTAAAGAAAAAGACATTACCTATGCTTTAAGTAATGCTTTCGGATTCGGTGGACATAATGCGACCTTGATTTTCAAGAAGTTTAGCTAA
- a CDS encoding serine hydrolase, with protein MLKYIIGGAAAGVAFAYLFGYDYLFSGISKTYLKGKSSANIDDGKLFPSNIISTESPKLWEEDPAYNKSTLPKTIVENLIQSNTASFLVIKNGKLLHEQYWNGYNQLSKTNSFSMAKAVTVMLLGKALEEGKIKSIDEKFSNFFEDFKNKELGNQLTLKNLAQMESGLDWDEDYKNPFRPNAKAYYGRSLLKATFSKRFKAEPGTRFEYQSGSTQLLGFAIKKSINQTLASYLSEKFWTPLGMEQNAEWSVDNSRMEKTYCCIHSNSRDFAKLGQLFLDDGKVDGIQVLNSDFIELMRTPTKKSEYIYGMGLWINHDNPIKHYYFLGLQGQYIIMVPDHNMVIVRTGSYENSPKNDRGRPDQVRFLVNETVKLFN; from the coding sequence ATGCTAAAATATATTATCGGCGGAGCTGCTGCAGGTGTAGCTTTTGCTTACCTTTTCGGATATGATTATTTATTCAGTGGAATTTCCAAAACTTATCTGAAAGGTAAATCAAGTGCCAACATTGACGACGGAAAACTGTTTCCCAGCAATATTATTTCGACAGAGTCTCCAAAGCTTTGGGAAGAAGATCCTGCTTATAACAAAAGTACTTTACCTAAAACAATCGTTGAAAACCTCATCCAATCCAATACAGCCTCTTTTTTAGTGATTAAAAATGGAAAATTGCTTCATGAGCAGTACTGGAATGGCTATAACCAGCTTTCTAAAACGAATTCTTTTTCTATGGCAAAAGCAGTGACTGTAATGCTCCTGGGAAAGGCTCTTGAAGAAGGTAAAATAAAAAGTATTGACGAAAAATTCTCCAACTTTTTCGAAGATTTTAAAAACAAAGAATTAGGTAATCAGCTAACTCTTAAAAACCTGGCCCAAATGGAATCTGGCCTGGATTGGGACGAAGATTATAAAAATCCTTTTCGCCCTAATGCAAAAGCCTATTACGGAAGGAGTCTCTTAAAAGCTACTTTTTCAAAAAGATTTAAAGCAGAACCCGGGACGCGGTTTGAGTATCAAAGTGGTTCTACTCAGCTATTGGGATTTGCCATAAAGAAATCAATAAACCAAACACTCGCAAGCTACTTATCTGAAAAATTCTGGACTCCTTTAGGCATGGAGCAAAATGCCGAATGGAGTGTAGATAATAGCCGAATGGAAAAGACATATTGCTGTATTCATTCCAATTCCAGGGATTTCGCAAAGCTCGGACAGCTATTCCTGGATGATGGCAAGGTAGATGGTATCCAGGTTCTTAATTCTGATTTTATTGAGCTGATGAGAACCCCTACAAAAAAATCTGAATACATCTATGGGATGGGGCTCTGGATTAATCATGACAATCCTATTAAACACTATTATTTTCTTGGACTTCAAGGTCAGTATATCATTATGGTACCAGATCACAACATGGTTATTGTAAGAACAGGAAGCTATGAGAATTCCCCTAAAAATGACAGAGGAAGACCAGACCAGGTAAGATTTCTTGTGAATGAAACAGTAAAATTATTTAATTAA
- the msrB gene encoding peptide-methionine (R)-S-oxide reductase MsrB, with protein sequence MENEAKNNPYYSRTDTTKLEVPNEEWKKILAPDLYAVSREAATERAFTGKYNEFDETGEYYCAVCGNHLFRSTSKFASSCGWPSFFEADKEGVYYKRDTTYGMERVEVLCKRCDSHLGHVFDDGPKPTGLRYCMNSVSLEFVPDSKN encoded by the coding sequence ATGGAAAACGAAGCAAAAAACAATCCATACTATTCAAGAACAGATACCACAAAACTGGAAGTTCCCAATGAAGAATGGAAGAAAATCCTGGCTCCCGATTTGTACGCCGTATCAAGAGAAGCTGCTACTGAAAGAGCTTTCACGGGAAAATATAATGAGTTCGATGAAACAGGTGAATATTATTGTGCCGTTTGCGGAAACCATTTATTTCGCTCTACCTCAAAGTTTGCAAGCAGTTGCGGATGGCCCAGCTTTTTTGAAGCGGATAAAGAAGGAGTTTATTATAAAAGAGATACAACTTATGGAATGGAAAGAGTAGAGGTGCTTTGTAAACGTTGTGATTCGCATTTGGGGCATGTTTTTGATGATGGTCCCAAACCAACAGGACTACGTTATTGTATGAATTCTGTAAGTCTGGAATTTGTCCCGGATTCTAAAAACTAG
- a CDS encoding quinone-dependent dihydroorotate dehydrogenase has product MYKSIIRPILFKFDPEEVHHLTFSMLKNFGFLTKLFFPKPIEDKRLEREVFGLKFKNPVGLAAGFDKNAVLFDELADLGFGFVEIGTLTPKGQPGNDKKRLFRLKEDSAIINRMGFNNEGVDAAVERLKKNKNVLIGGNIGKNKVTPNEEAVNDYKICFEKLFPYVDYFVVNVSSPNTPNLRELQDKEPLTQLLGTLQQMNNGKANPKPILLKIAPDLSDDQLLDIIDIVKDTKIAGVIATNTTLSRENLSSENKSETGGLSGKPLTKRSTEVIRFLSEKSGRAFPIIGVGGIHSAKDAIEKLDAGASLIQLYTGFIYEGPELINEINKELLKRASRLPR; this is encoded by the coding sequence ATGTACAAAAGTATCATCAGACCCATTCTGTTCAAATTTGATCCCGAGGAAGTTCATCATTTAACATTTTCAATGCTTAAGAATTTTGGATTTCTCACCAAACTATTTTTTCCTAAACCAATCGAAGATAAACGTCTTGAAAGAGAAGTTTTTGGCTTGAAATTTAAAAATCCGGTAGGCTTGGCAGCCGGTTTTGATAAGAATGCAGTGCTTTTTGACGAACTCGCTGATCTTGGTTTTGGTTTTGTGGAAATCGGAACACTTACACCCAAAGGCCAACCGGGAAATGACAAGAAAAGACTTTTTCGATTAAAAGAAGATTCAGCCATTATCAATAGGATGGGCTTCAACAATGAAGGAGTAGATGCTGCTGTTGAAAGGCTTAAGAAAAATAAAAATGTACTGATCGGTGGAAACATCGGGAAAAATAAAGTAACTCCTAATGAAGAAGCGGTAAATGATTACAAAATTTGTTTTGAGAAACTTTTCCCGTATGTAGACTATTTTGTTGTTAATGTAAGCTCGCCTAATACACCCAACCTCCGCGAACTTCAGGATAAAGAACCTTTAACTCAGCTTTTGGGAACTTTGCAACAAATGAATAACGGAAAAGCCAATCCAAAACCTATCCTTCTAAAAATAGCACCTGATCTATCCGATGATCAGTTGTTGGACATTATCGATATTGTAAAAGATACTAAAATAGCGGGAGTTATAGCAACCAATACTACACTTTCCCGCGAGAATCTTAGTTCCGAGAATAAATCTGAAACAGGAGGATTATCAGGAAAGCCACTAACTAAAAGATCTACAGAAGTGATCCGTTTTCTTTCTGAAAAGAGTGGTAGAGCATTTCCTATTATCGGAGTGGGAGGAATCCATTCTGCAAAAGATGCAATTGAGAAGCTTGATGCAGGAGCAAGCCTTATCCAGCTTTATACAGGATTTATTTATGAGGGTCCGGAATTGATCAATGAGATCAACAAAGAACTTTTAAAAAGGGCTTCAAGATTACCTAGATAA
- a CDS encoding glycine--tRNA ligase, protein MAKQEDVFKKVISHAKEYGFIFPSSEIYDGLSAVYDYGQNGAELKNNIKQYWWKAMVQLNENIVGIDSAILMHPTTWKASGHVDAFNDPLIDNKDSKKRFRADVLVEDYCAKIEDKENKEIEKAAKRFGDAFDKDQFVATNPKILEYKAKREAILSRLAKSLENEDLADVKALIEELEIADPDTGSKNWTEVRQFNLMFGTKLGASADSAMDLYLRPETAQGIFVNFLNVQKTSRHKLPFGIAQIGKAFRNEIVARQFIFRMREFEQMEMQFFVAPGTELEFYEQWKQKRLNWHRALGLGDENYRFHDHEKLAHYANAAADIEFNFPFGFKELEGIHSRTDFDLKAHEEYSGRKLQFFDPERNENYVPYVVETSVGLDRLFLSIFSHCLRDEVLEDGSERTVLSLPPALAPIKAAILPLMKKDGLAEYAENIFNDLKYDFNLFYEEKDAIGKRYRRQDAIGTPYCITIDHDSLTDHTVTIRDRDTMKQERVPVADLRRIIDEKTNFRNLLSKI, encoded by the coding sequence ATGGCAAAGCAAGAAGATGTTTTCAAGAAAGTGATTTCTCACGCTAAAGAATATGGTTTTATTTTCCCTTCCAGTGAGATCTATGACGGTTTATCCGCTGTTTATGATTATGGGCAGAACGGAGCTGAACTGAAAAATAATATCAAACAATATTGGTGGAAAGCGATGGTACAGCTTAACGAGAATATTGTAGGTATTGATTCAGCCATCCTGATGCACCCTACTACTTGGAAAGCTTCGGGCCACGTGGATGCATTTAATGATCCGTTGATTGACAACAAGGATTCTAAGAAACGTTTCAGAGCAGACGTTTTGGTTGAAGATTATTGTGCTAAAATTGAAGATAAAGAGAACAAAGAAATAGAAAAGGCAGCGAAAAGATTCGGTGATGCTTTTGATAAAGATCAATTTGTTGCTACAAATCCAAAAATTCTGGAGTACAAGGCAAAAAGAGAGGCGATTCTTTCCAGGTTGGCAAAGTCCCTTGAAAATGAAGATCTTGCTGATGTAAAAGCTTTAATTGAAGAGCTTGAAATTGCAGATCCTGATACAGGTTCCAAAAACTGGACGGAAGTAAGACAATTCAACCTGATGTTCGGAACAAAACTGGGAGCTTCTGCAGATTCTGCAATGGATCTTTATCTTAGACCAGAAACAGCTCAGGGTATTTTCGTTAACTTCTTAAACGTACAAAAAACATCACGTCATAAACTTCCTTTTGGTATTGCCCAGATCGGAAAAGCCTTCAGAAATGAAATTGTGGCAAGACAGTTTATTTTCAGAATGCGTGAATTCGAACAAATGGAGATGCAATTTTTTGTGGCACCCGGAACTGAACTCGAATTCTATGAACAATGGAAGCAAAAACGTCTGAATTGGCACCGTGCCCTAGGTTTAGGTGATGAAAATTACAGATTCCATGATCATGAAAAATTAGCGCATTACGCGAACGCTGCAGCAGATATCGAATTTAATTTCCCTTTTGGTTTCAAAGAACTGGAAGGTATTCACTCAAGAACCGATTTCGACCTCAAAGCCCACGAAGAGTATTCAGGAAGAAAGCTTCAGTTCTTCGATCCTGAAAGAAATGAAAACTATGTTCCTTATGTTGTGGAAACTTCAGTTGGTTTAGACAGATTGTTCCTTTCAATCTTCTCTCACTGCCTGAGAGACGAAGTACTGGAAGACGGTTCGGAAAGAACGGTATTATCTTTACCTCCTGCGTTGGCGCCTATCAAAGCTGCTATCTTGCCATTAATGAAGAAAGATGGATTGGCTGAATATGCAGAAAATATATTCAATGATCTGAAATACGATTTCAATCTATTCTACGAAGAGAAAGATGCGATCGGAAAACGATACAGAAGACAGGACGCTATTGGTACTCCTTATTGTATAACAATAGATCACGATTCTCTTACGGATCATACGGTAACCATCAGAGACAGGGATACAATGAAACAGGAAAGAGTTCCTGTAGCAGACCTGAGAAGGATCATTGATGAAAAAACCAACTTCAGAAATTTACTTTCTAAAATATAA
- a CDS encoding PaaI family thioesterase, with protein MDRLEQLRQFIGKEFDQSPSPFMKWLNPIVISVEEGNLEFQYTIRPEWLNPIGNLHGGVTAAIVDDIIGATMFSLNENSFITTINNVIDYFSTAKENDNIVAETKIIKRGKQFVNAQCEIWNADKTRLIARGTSNLFKISN; from the coding sequence ATGGATCGATTAGAACAATTAAGACAATTTATTGGAAAAGAATTTGATCAGTCCCCTTCCCCATTTATGAAATGGCTGAATCCTATTGTAATTTCTGTAGAGGAAGGAAATCTGGAGTTTCAATATACCATTCGCCCGGAATGGCTGAATCCAATCGGTAATCTTCATGGCGGAGTAACCGCGGCTATTGTGGATGACATCATCGGTGCTACGATGTTTTCCTTAAATGAAAATTCTTTCATTACAACCATAAATAATGTCATCGATTATTTTTCAACTGCGAAAGAAAATGATAATATTGTAGCCGAAACTAAAATCATTAAAAGGGGGAAGCAATTTGTAAATGCCCAATGCGAGATATGGAACGCAGATAAAACAAGACTCATTGCTAGAGGAACCTCCAATTTATTTAAAATCAGTAACTAA
- a CDS encoding DUF445 domain-containing protein: MNDEAKRKQLRKYKAFATGLFVLMAIIFVITTVLQKTNPSHWIGYVRAFSEAAMVGALADWFAVTALFRHPLGLPIPHTNLIENSKERLGDNLGSFVVTNFLSPQNIRPYIQKLKISNFVGEWLTKEKNQEILIKNLSDIVLDILNKLDDSVVSDFITKKVSEMSNGIKLNVIIGNGINYLLDKNDHQRIITNLSKQIKEYIIENDEMIEERVKKGSYSFIPSFVDNKIAEKIANGLSDFFKEVEEDPQHEIRSLISKKIYEFSSDLKEDPKWEGEFKNIKNEILKNDKLSQYSNDIWSSIKNTLTKELQEDHSSLKNYISKNLNEFSENLKTDEKLQNKIDHWVRVTAYKYILRNTHQFGNLISSTVGNWKGKELSEKMELEVGKDLQFIRVNGTLVGGLVGLIIYTIAHFFI, translated from the coding sequence ATGAATGATGAAGCCAAAAGAAAACAACTAAGAAAATACAAAGCATTTGCGACAGGATTATTTGTACTGATGGCAATTATTTTTGTCATTACAACAGTCCTTCAAAAGACAAATCCTTCACATTGGATAGGATACGTCCGCGCATTCTCCGAGGCTGCAATGGTGGGAGCCCTAGCCGATTGGTTTGCCGTAACCGCTTTATTCCGACATCCACTGGGGCTTCCTATTCCACATACCAACCTGATTGAAAACAGCAAAGAAAGACTCGGAGATAATCTCGGAAGTTTTGTAGTGACCAATTTCCTTTCACCACAGAACATACGCCCTTACATTCAGAAACTTAAAATATCCAATTTCGTAGGCGAATGGCTTACCAAAGAAAAAAACCAGGAAATTTTAATTAAAAATCTATCCGATATTGTTCTGGATATCCTCAATAAGCTTGACGATTCAGTGGTCAGTGATTTTATTACCAAAAAAGTCTCCGAAATGTCCAATGGGATAAAACTTAATGTGATTATTGGAAACGGAATTAATTATTTGCTGGATAAAAATGACCATCAGCGGATTATAACCAATCTATCAAAACAAATCAAAGAATACATCATTGAAAATGATGAGATGATCGAGGAGCGTGTAAAAAAAGGAAGCTATTCTTTTATCCCTTCATTTGTTGACAATAAAATTGCAGAAAAAATTGCCAATGGATTATCCGATTTCTTTAAAGAAGTGGAGGAAGATCCTCAACATGAAATCAGATCATTAATCTCAAAGAAGATCTATGAATTTTCATCGGATCTGAAAGAAGACCCGAAATGGGAAGGTGAGTTTAAGAACATTAAAAATGAGATCCTTAAAAACGATAAACTCAGCCAGTATTCGAATGACATCTGGTCTTCCATTAAAAACACTTTAACAAAAGAACTTCAGGAAGATCACTCCTCTTTAAAAAATTATATCTCCAAAAATTTAAATGAGTTTTCAGAGAACTTAAAAACTGACGAAAAACTTCAAAACAAAATAGATCATTGGGTACGCGTTACTGCCTATAAATATATTCTGAGAAACACTCACCAATTTGGAAACCTCATCAGCTCCACTGTCGGAAACTGGAAAGGCAAAGAACTAAGTGAGAAAATGGAGCTTGAGGTGGGTAAAGACCTACAGTTTATCCGTGTAAATGGTACATTAGTCGGTGGATTGGTTGGATTGATCATTTATACAATTGCTCATTTCTTTATTTAA
- a CDS encoding murein L,D-transpeptidase catalytic domain family protein: MKGLYSLLGFAYMVTTSFYISPEKTNLRSETIGTEKIERVADTKSEKTTNAVSSSEELYKSIAFAPGHELNEEVFFKALTGFENLKKAGLLSQDSHLLTVCDFSMSSNTNRLWVIDTQEKKVLFNSLVAHGKNTGEEFATNFSNNESSLQSSMGFYITDATYNGDNGYSLRLLGMDKGFNDAAYRRAIVMHGANYVSEEFAAMHKRIGRSWGCPAIPKDLTAPIINTIKGRNCLFIYYPDQNYLSSSEWLKS, translated from the coding sequence ATGAAAGGATTATATAGCCTCTTGGGCTTTGCGTACATGGTTACAACTTCATTTTACATTTCTCCGGAGAAAACGAATTTAAGAAGTGAAACCATTGGCACAGAAAAAATTGAAAGAGTAGCTGACACGAAATCTGAGAAGACAACCAATGCGGTATCTTCGTCAGAAGAATTATATAAATCAATTGCATTCGCACCAGGACATGAACTTAATGAAGAGGTGTTCTTTAAAGCCTTAACAGGATTTGAAAATTTAAAAAAAGCAGGATTACTGAGTCAGGATTCACATTTACTGACAGTCTGCGATTTTTCGATGTCCTCCAATACCAACAGGCTATGGGTAATTGATACACAGGAAAAGAAAGTTTTGTTTAATTCTTTGGTTGCCCATGGTAAAAATACAGGAGAGGAGTTTGCAACCAATTTTTCAAATAATGAAAGCTCGCTTCAAAGCAGTATGGGATTCTATATTACCGATGCTACCTATAACGGAGATAACGGATATTCTTTAAGGTTGCTTGGTATGGATAAAGGATTTAATGATGCGGCTTACAGAAGAGCGATTGTAATGCACGGAGCAAATTATGTAAGTGAAGAATTTGCAGCAATGCATAAAAGAATCGGGAGAAGCTGGGGATGTCCTGCCATTCCGAAAGACCTTACGGCTCCAATTATTAATACCATAAAAGGAAGAAATTGTCTGTTTATTTATTATCCGGATCAAAATTATCTTTCTTCTTCAGAATGGTTAAAGTCCTAA
- a CDS encoding alpha/beta hydrolase-fold protein has product MRKISFIFLVFILSVHLFSAQKIPEGKVVTTFITAKTLHNKAGENPMRRISVYLPPDYEKSLKRYPVIYYLHGFFWNDSLLVGSDRINHIIDRAIEAKKIKPVIIVMPDESTVFKGSFYANSKSSGNWSDFTSLELVEFIDKNYRTISSKDSRGISGHSMGGNGALRNAFLHPDVFSSVYALSPGILDARYFALTEIESYKNVQNIKEVKDLSKPENSRTNIIFAIARAYNGNVNKPPFFADLPFYFQGDDLKIDAPVLEELKKNSTSELVFTQYENIKKLKAIKFDWGRNDELKHIPPSCMSLSKNLEILKIKHEAEEYIGTHGSEVSKENGRIENQMLPFFNTHLKFEE; this is encoded by the coding sequence ATGAGAAAAATCAGTTTTATATTTTTGGTTTTTATTTTGTCTGTTCATCTGTTTTCTGCCCAGAAAATACCTGAAGGAAAAGTGGTAACAACTTTCATTACTGCAAAAACACTTCATAACAAAGCCGGTGAAAACCCTATGCGGAGAATTTCAGTTTATCTTCCTCCGGATTATGAAAAATCTTTAAAAAGGTATCCTGTTATATATTATTTACACGGTTTTTTTTGGAATGACAGTCTTTTGGTAGGCAGTGATAGAATCAATCATATTATCGACCGCGCAATCGAAGCAAAAAAGATAAAACCTGTAATTATTGTTATGCCTGATGAAAGTACAGTTTTTAAGGGAAGCTTCTATGCCAATTCGAAATCTTCCGGAAACTGGTCCGATTTCACTTCTCTTGAACTGGTGGAGTTTATTGATAAAAATTATAGAACGATTTCCAGTAAAGACAGTCGCGGAATTTCAGGACATTCTATGGGCGGAAACGGAGCGCTTCGAAATGCATTTCTTCATCCGGATGTTTTTTCATCTGTATACGCTTTATCTCCGGGAATTCTGGATGCCAGGTATTTTGCTTTGACAGAAATTGAATCTTATAAAAACGTACAGAATATTAAAGAAGTCAAGGATCTTTCAAAACCTGAAAACTCAAGAACCAATATTATTTTTGCCATTGCCAGAGCTTATAACGGAAATGTGAATAAGCCTCCTTTTTTTGCTGATCTCCCATTTTATTTTCAGGGAGATGATCTGAAAATAGACGCTCCTGTCCTAGAAGAACTCAAGAAAAATTCTACTTCAGAGCTGGTTTTCACGCAATATGAAAACATCAAAAAACTGAAGGCGATAAAATTTGATTGGGGCCGAAATGATGAGCTGAAGCATATTCCACCAAGCTGTATGAGTTTAAGCAAAAATCTTGAAATATTAAAAATAAAGCATGAAGCCGAAGAATATATCGGAACACATGGAAGTGAGGTTAGCAAAGAAAACGGACGAATTGAAAATCAAATGTTACCTTTTTTCAATACGCATTTGAAATTTGAGGAATAA